In Treponema vincentii, a single window of DNA contains:
- the infC gene encoding translation initiation factor IF-3, translating to MAENKGLRINEQIRVREVRLIDDAGEQKGIVSTLEALRMAQDVNLDLVEVAPQADPPVCKILDYGKYRFELEKKLRDSKKKQKLQVLKEIRMQPKINDHDLSFKARHIQDFLDDGDKVKVTIRFRGRELAHTELGLDVLNNVLAKLGGDLTVEKPPAMEGRSMSMTLAPKSKK from the coding sequence TTGGCGGAGAATAAAGGTTTGCGGATTAATGAACAAATCCGTGTCCGCGAGGTTCGTTTAATTGATGATGCAGGGGAGCAGAAGGGTATTGTTTCCACCCTTGAAGCTCTTAGGATGGCTCAAGACGTTAATCTTGATCTCGTTGAAGTGGCTCCGCAAGCGGATCCTCCCGTTTGCAAGATTTTAGATTATGGAAAGTATCGTTTTGAATTGGAAAAAAAGCTCCGTGATTCCAAGAAAAAACAGAAGCTGCAAGTTCTTAAAGAAATTCGTATGCAGCCTAAGATAAATGACCATGATCTATCTTTTAAAGCACGGCATATACAAGATTTTCTTGATGACGGCGATAAAGTAAAAGTAACAATCCGCTTTCGGGGGCGGGAGTTAGCCCATACCGAGCTGGGGCTGGACGTATTAAATAACGTACTGGCAAAACTCGGCGGAGATTTAACGGTAGAAAAACCTCCGGCAATGGAGGGGCGTTCCATGTCGATGACATTGGCGCCCAAATCGAAGAAATAA
- the rpmI gene encoding 50S ribosomal protein L35, whose amino-acid sequence MPKMKSKSAAAKRFKFTGGGKVKYKQMNLRHILTKKSPQRKRDLRKGGILAEVDSKKVRKQLLPYGTN is encoded by the coding sequence ATGCCTAAGATGAAGAGTAAGAGTGCCGCAGCAAAACGTTTTAAGTTTACCGGCGGCGGTAAAGTAAAGTATAAGCAAATGAATTTGCGCCATATTTTAACAAAAAAATCTCCACAACGCAAACGTGATTTGCGCAAAGGCGGAATTTTAGCCGAAGTCGACAGCAAAAAGGTAAGAAAACAACTGCTTCCTTACGGTACTAATTAA
- the rplT gene encoding 50S ribosomal protein L20 codes for MPRSLCSNKRIHRRKKILKLAKGFRGRRGTNYKAAKDAVVKALTHSFEARRDRKGDMRRLWISRINAAVRAEGMSYSRFINGMAKAGIALNRKALSNMAIEDPAAFKSVVEQSKKALGV; via the coding sequence ATGCCGAGATCGTTATGTTCAAATAAACGCATTCATAGACGCAAGAAGATTTTAAAGTTAGCAAAAGGATTCCGCGGACGCAGAGGTACGAACTATAAAGCGGCAAAAGATGCCGTTGTAAAAGCACTTACCCATAGCTTTGAAGCACGCCGCGACCGCAAAGGTGACATGCGCCGCTTGTGGATCAGCAGAATAAATGCTGCTGTTCGTGCAGAAGGAATGAGCTATTCACGCTTTATCAACGGAATGGCCAAAGCGGGGATTGCTTTGAACCGCAAGGCCTTATCCAATATGGCTATCGAAGATCCGGCCGCTTTTAAAAGCGTTGTCGAACAGTCAAAAAAAGCATTAGGAGTTTAA
- a CDS encoding cell division protein ZapB, which produces MVNLDQIKQLEARVSKAIELMQTLKDENDLLKLELHDRQQRIEELENIVLVFRNDQAKIEEGIINALNHLSAFEDTVYQAANSTAASAVHEAAPAANEVPEMQPTALNPTGAVASEQPNPIHEEASETQSPTAVAETVPQQAPQEPINHSNQLDIF; this is translated from the coding sequence ATGGTAAACCTCGATCAAATTAAACAGCTTGAAGCGAGGGTTTCTAAAGCGATTGAGCTGATGCAGACCCTCAAAGATGAGAACGATTTATTAAAGCTTGAATTGCACGATCGCCAACAGCGAATTGAGGAGCTGGAGAATATAGTTCTTGTTTTTAGAAATGACCAAGCAAAGATCGAGGAAGGTATCATCAATGCACTCAATCACCTGAGTGCATTTGAAGATACTGTATACCAAGCGGCAAATTCGACAGCTGCTTCTGCCGTACATGAAGCAGCTCCGGCCGCGAATGAAGTGCCGGAAATGCAGCCGACAGCATTAAATCCCACTGGAGCCGTTGCATCTGAACAGCCCAACCCCATACACGAAGAAGCTTCGGAAACGCAATCGCCGACTGCTGTTGCCGAGACGGTGCCGCAGCAAGCTCCACAGGAACCTATAAATCATTCCAATCAACTGGATATTTTTTAA
- a CDS encoding cell division protein ZapA — MAERKGRLQIDLLGTSFALEADQPAEYLQSIYKHYKKVVSEVQQTSGVNDSLRVAIIAGILLSDELSKERLNPQALIPQHETEVLIEQSAKKMIEDIDSIIYSLTPSNDGHV; from the coding sequence ATGGCCGAACGCAAAGGGCGGCTGCAAATCGACCTATTAGGTACGTCGTTTGCGCTTGAGGCTGATCAACCCGCTGAATATTTACAGTCAATCTATAAGCATTATAAAAAAGTCGTCTCGGAGGTTCAACAAACGTCCGGCGTTAATGATTCATTGCGCGTTGCGATTATCGCCGGTATCTTGTTGTCGGATGAACTGAGCAAAGAGCGGCTTAATCCGCAGGCGCTGATTCCGCAGCATGAAACAGAGGTCTTAATCGAGCAATCGGCAAAAAAGATGATCGAAGATATCGATTCGATTATTTATTCGCTTACTCCGTCAAATGATGGACACGTATGA
- a CDS encoding DUF188 domain-containing protein, which yields MTLFVDADSCPVRIREIICRTAQRLHVQAIFVANRSIPIPRNSYCTTIVTKAEDQAADMYIITYAAQGDMVITRDIPLAKQLVEAHIKVINDRGVVYTAENIDERLSIRNFMYELSINGLAPERTKAFGKKEVMEFAQALDRETQRLLKTDP from the coding sequence ATGACTCTTTTTGTCGATGCGGATTCCTGTCCGGTACGAATCCGCGAGATTATTTGCAGGACGGCGCAGCGATTACACGTTCAAGCGATCTTTGTTGCTAATAGATCAATTCCAATCCCTAGAAATTCTTATTGCACTACTATCGTAACCAAAGCTGAGGATCAAGCTGCAGATATGTATATCATTACTTATGCGGCACAAGGTGACATGGTTATTACCCGTGATATTCCCCTTGCAAAACAGCTTGTCGAAGCCCATATCAAAGTGATTAATGATCGAGGTGTCGTGTATACTGCCGAAAACATTGATGAACGGTTGTCTATCCGGAATTTTATGTATGAATTGTCGATAAACGGTCTTGCTCCCGAGCGGACGAAGGCGTTCGGGAAAAAAGAAGTTATGGAATTCGCTCAAGCGCTAGATCGGGAAACGCAGCGTCTTCTGAAAACCGATCCTTGA
- a CDS encoding GAF and HD-GYP domain-containing protein, with the protein MSTMPTVRTREEILFDIMQTTSRLYSIRDKDILLERILTEARQALNADAGSIYLVEGNRLVIHYAQNATLQKRLNPGEKLPFHIFSFPIDVTTIAGSAAMTKQLINEPDVYAISPDKYYKFGTVSDVATGYKTVSTLTIPLIAISGDVLGVLQMINALDIHGKVRAFTSDDEMFLSHFAANAAATLMHASLTREMILRMVQMAELHDPRETGLHVHRVANYAVEIYDRWAFNHNIHRHEREKFRDALKIAAMLHDVGKIGISDTILKKPGKLTPEEYRIMQSHTWRGSKLFLSGNSTVDTMSRDIALRHHENWDGTGYPGHISEETGAIEKYNRMHTAAQGLIGEEIPLGARITSLADVYDALSCKRVYKEKWTEDKVLGEIRRLRGIKFDPEVTDAFFEVAPRIKEIKDRFSEDAAFPDLALERIP; encoded by the coding sequence ATGAGTACGATGCCGACAGTAAGAACACGGGAAGAAATTCTGTTTGATATCATGCAGACAACTTCCCGATTATATAGTATTCGGGATAAAGATATTTTACTGGAAAGGATATTAACTGAGGCACGGCAAGCCTTGAATGCCGATGCAGGCTCCATTTACTTGGTCGAAGGGAATCGTCTGGTTATCCATTATGCGCAAAATGCAACGCTGCAAAAGCGATTAAATCCTGGAGAAAAACTTCCTTTCCATATTTTTTCATTCCCGATCGATGTTACGACTATTGCCGGATCGGCTGCGATGACTAAACAGCTGATCAATGAACCTGATGTTTATGCCATTTCTCCTGATAAGTATTATAAATTCGGTACTGTCAGTGATGTGGCAACAGGTTACAAAACAGTATCGACGCTGACGATTCCGCTCATTGCCATCTCTGGTGACGTATTGGGTGTTTTACAGATGATTAATGCGCTTGACATACATGGCAAAGTCCGTGCATTTACTTCCGATGACGAAATGTTCCTCTCTCATTTTGCAGCAAACGCTGCAGCAACGCTTATGCATGCTTCGTTAACCCGCGAGATGATCCTGCGTATGGTGCAAATGGCAGAGTTGCACGATCCGCGGGAGACAGGGCTTCATGTGCATCGCGTCGCAAACTACGCAGTAGAAATTTATGATCGTTGGGCATTTAACCATAATATCCACCGGCATGAACGCGAAAAATTTCGCGATGCGCTAAAGATTGCTGCAATGCTGCACGATGTCGGAAAAATCGGTATTTCCGACACAATTCTAAAAAAACCCGGCAAACTCACGCCCGAAGAATACCGGATTATGCAGAGCCATACATGGCGCGGTTCAAAGCTATTTTTGTCGGGTAATTCGACAGTGGATACTATGTCGCGGGATATTGCATTACGGCACCATGAAAATTGGGATGGAACCGGGTATCCCGGCCATATCTCAGAGGAAACAGGCGCAATAGAAAAATACAACCGTATGCATACCGCAGCGCAAGGGCTTATCGGTGAGGAAATTCCCCTTGGTGCACGTATTACCTCGCTCGCAGATGTTTACGATGCACTTTCCTGTAAACGAGTATATAAAGAAAAATGGACTGAAGATAAAGTTTTGGGAGAGATACGAAGGTTACGCGGTATAAAATTCGATCCTGAAGTCACTGATGCATTTTTTGAAGTTGCCCCCAGGATTAAAGAAATCAAGGATCGGTTTTCAGAAGACGCTGCGTTTCCCGATCTAGCGCTTGAGCGAATTCCATAA
- a CDS encoding aminoacyl-histidine dipeptidase gives MNIEHIQPKEVFRWFAEISAVPRGSHNEKAISDFLVRFAKERSLEVYQDEALNVIIKKPGTAGYEKSPTVILQGHMDMVCEKTADSNHNFLKDPIKLIVEGDTLHADRTTLGGDDGIAVAYALAILDSKSLAHPPLEVLITTTEEVGMDGARALKADHLQGRILFNVDSEEEGVFLVSCAGGANTHVDFKIETEPLKGQALAIKIDGLLGGHSGMEIIKQRANAIKLLGRVLSAVKVEQAVHIVSISGGSKHNAIAKEALAIIAVEDAARAQAAIGQLATAIKAEYRAADKDIRIAAEPATALPKMMYNGTVSSGIIDFMTIVPDGVQYMSMDIPGLVQTSLNNGILALSGETLTFTISVRSSVKSELDEIVQVLKLCAERTGGIFSKVSEYPAWEYSPQSRARDVAVKTYKELTGKEPVVSAVHAGLECGLIKKTIPDIDAVSLGPNLYDVHTPNEHLSISSVERMWKFIVKLLENMR, from the coding sequence ATGAATATAGAACACATTCAACCCAAAGAAGTATTCCGTTGGTTTGCCGAAATTTCGGCTGTGCCGCGCGGTTCACACAATGAAAAAGCCATCAGCGATTTTTTAGTACGCTTTGCAAAAGAACGTTCGCTTGAAGTGTATCAGGATGAGGCGCTCAACGTCATTATCAAAAAGCCCGGGACGGCCGGCTACGAAAAATCCCCTACGGTTATATTGCAGGGACACATGGATATGGTCTGCGAAAAAACAGCGGATTCAAATCACAATTTCCTTAAAGACCCGATCAAGCTGATCGTAGAAGGAGACACTCTCCACGCCGACCGAACAACGCTTGGCGGAGATGATGGTATTGCGGTCGCGTATGCACTGGCTATTCTTGATTCCAAGTCGCTTGCCCATCCGCCGCTTGAGGTCTTGATTACTACAACCGAAGAAGTTGGGATGGACGGAGCGAGAGCCTTAAAAGCAGATCATTTACAGGGGAGAATCCTTTTCAATGTCGATTCCGAAGAAGAAGGCGTATTTTTGGTTAGCTGCGCGGGCGGCGCCAATACCCATGTCGATTTTAAGATTGAAACGGAACCACTGAAAGGGCAGGCGCTTGCAATTAAAATCGACGGACTACTCGGCGGGCATTCCGGTATGGAGATTATTAAGCAGCGTGCAAACGCCATCAAACTGCTGGGACGGGTCCTGTCGGCAGTAAAAGTGGAGCAGGCTGTGCATATCGTATCGATTTCGGGTGGTTCGAAGCATAATGCCATTGCAAAAGAAGCGCTGGCAATTATCGCTGTTGAAGATGCCGCCCGTGCACAGGCTGCAATTGGGCAGTTAGCGACAGCGATTAAAGCGGAATACCGTGCCGCCGATAAGGATATCCGCATCGCTGCAGAACCGGCAACAGCACTGCCTAAGATGATGTATAATGGAACAGTTAGCAGCGGTATCATAGATTTTATGACGATAGTGCCGGACGGCGTGCAATACATGAGTATGGACATCCCCGGATTGGTACAAACCAGCTTGAACAACGGCATTCTCGCCCTGAGCGGAGAAACCCTAACCTTTACGATTTCGGTACGTAGTTCGGTAAAAAGTGAACTGGATGAAATTGTGCAGGTACTGAAGCTATGCGCAGAGCGTACCGGAGGCATATTCAGTAAGGTGTCGGAGTATCCTGCATGGGAGTATTCGCCGCAGTCTCGTGCCCGGGACGTTGCCGTAAAAACATACAAAGAACTCACCGGCAAGGAACCGGTTGTTTCTGCTGTTCACGCAGGCCTTGAATGCGGACTTATCAAAAAGACCATCCCCGATATCGATGCCGTCAGTTTAGGCCCGAATTTGTACGATGTGCATACCCCGAATGAACACCTGAGTATCTCATCAGTCGAACGGATGTGGAAATTTATCGTTAAACTTCTGGAAAATATGCGGTAG